One Spinacia oleracea cultivar Varoflay chromosome 4, BTI_SOV_V1, whole genome shotgun sequence DNA segment encodes these proteins:
- the LOC110783750 gene encoding peroxidase P7: MASTIKIFAIFSIISLFACVTNAQLTPFFYSTTCRNLQGIVRNAMRQALSREPRIGASIVRLFFHDCFVNGCDASVLLDDTTSFTGEKNAFPNQNSIRGFDVIDTIKTNVEAACNGTVSCADILALAAQEGVALLGGPSWPVPLGRKDARTASQSAANTNLPPPSASLSTLISLFAAQGLNARDMTALSGAHTIGQAQCSSFRSHIYNDTNIAPNFATTRKATCPGPASGTGDNNLAPLDIFSPNRFDNAYFQNLVTNRGLLHSDQELFNGGSQDGLVRLYSNNFRAFFNDFANAMIKMGNISPLTGSNGEIRKNCRIIN; this comes from the exons ATGGCTTCGACAATCAAAATTTTCGCaattttttcaattatttcCCTTTTTGCATGCGTTACTAATGCCCAACTCACGCCTTTTTTTTATTCAACAACATGCCGTAATCTTCAAGGTATAGTACGCAATGCGATGAGACAAGCTTTATCCAGAGAACCACGTATTGGGGCGTCTATAGTTCGATTGTTCTTTCACGATTGTTTTGTAAAT GGTTGCGATGCATCTGTACTTCTAGATGATACGACTTCCTTTACCGGAGAAAAGAATGCATTCCCTAATCAAAACTCCATTAGAGGTTTCGACGTTATTGATACTATAAAAACAAATGTTGAAGCGGCTTGTAATGGAACAGTTTCGTGCGCAGACATCTTAGCACTTGCTGCTCAAGAAGGGGTGGCACTG TTAGGAGGCCCTTCCTGGCCAGTACCATTAGGAAGAAAAGACGCAAGAACAGCAAGCCAAAGTGCAGCCAACACCAACCTCCCACCACCCTCGGCAAGCCTCAGTACCTTGATCTCCTTATTCGCCGCCCAAGGCCTAAATGCTCGAGACATGACCGCCCTATCCGGGGCCCACACTATCGGCCAGGCTCAATGCTCCAGTTTCCGGTCCCACATCTACAACGATACCAATATAGCCCCCAACTTCGCCACCACCCGTAAAGCAACATGTCCCGGCCCCGCCTCCGGTACCGGCGACAACAACCTAGCTCCCCTTGACATCTTTTCGCCAAACCGTTTCGACAATGCTTACTTCCAAAACCTCGTGACTAACCGTGGGCTTCTTCACTCTGATCAAGAGTTGTTCAATGGTGGATCACAAGATGGGTTGGTTAGGTTGTATAGTAACAATTTCCGGGctttttttaatgattttgcAAATGCAATGATTAAAATGGGGAATATAAGTCCACTTACTGGATCAAATGGAGAGATTAGGAAAAATTGTAGgattatcaattaa